The nucleotide sequence gggccccgtgttcaggatctgcatctgggcgttttaataaaagttactggtctcgttgagcacgggggcgtgttcagtgagcacggccccgtgttcagactctgtatctaggtatctaactaaaaatatgcagcacggccccgtgttcaggctactgtaaatgcaaactaaactaaaatgcagaaaaatgtgcgcgcgttttaaaaaggttttgaaaaactgattaggccgtcgatttctaactttcttaaaatccttgtgtcccccggcaacggcgccaaaaacttgatgcgtgcaaGTGTGTATACGTTTTAGatgtatttttaagccctttctacactttttagccaagttttaaatttataaaacacgatatttactaacactaaacacacatatgggcaagtgcacccatcgtggacgtagtatagtgttggtaagataccgaggtcgttcaaggacacaagagcttttagtaccggtttatcctcaatgtctaatcaaatcaaaatgttagaaaagatttttaaaactaagaaaataaaactaactaaatgctgaaaaataaaaataaaaaaaaacagatagacaagatgaatcacttggatccgactcgtgtatagtgtaacctttgattattttcgcacttttgcacttgtttaagagattatcttagttattgtagtaggcccctctttggAAGGTGAccttaccctcaacccagtagtatgagtcagcaaggatacaatcctaaagggtcggattattgaaagataattaattaagttattaatacaaattatggtaggcccctcttttgaaggtgacgttaccctcgactaagtagtctgagtcagcagggatacagtcctaaatagccgggttatagtattaatagtagtttaacttatgagggggtcaaagagtttggatccccgccatccaatacctttgggtattgaaggagatcctactaaatttgacccaggtcccttgcaggacctctaaacgctgaacaagggcaagactcttaccaaactgttcccttaacccccgaccaggtagccaacatacctccatatagaccgtggagatatgaatggtgaaaatcttttattttatatagacagtaaaataatgtcaagacaccacggacaaacgataaggaagaatcaccttcaacataagaaactagttattaaagtcattaatacaaaaccaaataaaaagtgcaaaagtgcaaaagattaaaaataaaaagtattacactagacacttgtcttcaccaagtgatgtaagagacttaggcaaacatggcctttgattgtcaagaactcttacaatcaatcttggatcccgagacgactcacacactctatgatggacaatggatgatggtggtggatgatggtgttatggtggtggtgggtggtgggtgaagtgtgagagaggtggtgtgccaagggatgagttgaaatggctccagcattcctatttataggctgaacagaagcctgggcacggccccgtgtccatctgacactctctttcttcattaattgtaattcgcaattacaataaatgcgcctgcaggaagctgaccacggccccgtgtccgctgggcacggccccgtggtgggcaatagaagcttctaccactttgtcttttgtgccagggttgaccatcctggacacagccccgtgttgagctggacacgccccgtgttgagctggacacgccccgtgctgagctgggcacaccccgtgttcagctgggcacagccccatgctcagctgggcacaaccccatgctcagctttattcttgtttttgctttggctttgggagatgctgtcgacgagacgggcatgccacgtttcttcattttctttgtatttatgttggatttggctgcatttttgcttcttttgttcatttaagctcttttaaccctgaaaatacaaaaggaagacaaaaacacactttttccaatattagtacttaaaaagagttagttttatgcctcatttgatgtaatttatatgttgcattttacacacatcaacgcCTCTATTTATTTTAAAAAGTTGACAGTTTAATCCCCTTGCCTCCAAAACTTAAAAACACTttcatttttggcacttttaacaTCTCTAAGCCAGTATTAGGCACACCCGGGAGTATGACCGAACATGATTAGActccgggttcgttaaaaggtcactcagaggtataaattaacatgttgatgcttttaacccttcaacTCACAATCTTTTGAATTAAAACACAAACGGTTTCGTTCATCCAACAAGTGGCTCGTTAATAAATACGAACACcgtaaaaggtcattcagaggcataGTTTAAGCATGTTGACTCCTTTAGTCCCTCCACATTCATTCTTTCATTGTTTGGCAAAAATAGTCCCCCCTAGTCAACATTTAACATAATTAGGATTagggacacgtgtcaatacattattggacacgattttacgagaTGTTACATAATCGTTATAGCAATATGATAGCAAATGTCCAACATATGATTCTGGTTCCCGActgtattgacaagcatgtaaaactagTGACAAGAAAAATATCCCAAAGAATATTTGGTGATTGCCTACGAGTCCTAATGATAAATATTTcaaataattttataaaataattttcAAAATTGGTCGATTAATTGTATTTAATAGCGAAAGCTAACATGTTTTTAAAGATTAATCTACAAGTGACGAATAACGAAGTAGGCTGGATAGTGCTTGGCCATAAACCATGGAATTTGCGACTCCTTGGCTAGAGACCTAAAATAGTCTCAAATCCATTTTATTGGATCCTACCTTTGAGATATCTTTACCAACATTCCATTGTTGTGCTTGACAAAAAAAATCAGAAACTTTCAGAattattaatgttttaaaaaatcaACTAGTACTTGGCGCCCCTACCATGAATCTCCTTCACCAGCACGACCACCTAGGTAAGTCATCCTATATTATGCCCTTGCATATAGCAAGGACGATTTTAGTTTTGTGTGACATATTCTTGTGGCACAATTCCTTGCTTCTTTTTGATTCTCTTATATTGAACTCAAGCTCGAGTTGCATTCTTGACATTGTCTTACTTTGACACTTTGTGTTTGACTCCATTCACTAGGAGCTTCAATCCACCTAAGTTCCTTTGTTGCTTAATGTATTACTCTTGTTGCTTTTCGAGACCAAGTTGTGGCTTGCTCATGTATCAACCAAGGCTTTTATGGGCATTGTGTTCGCTTCTATGTATACCAATCAAAGTCCAGCTAATGGAATCTTGAGGATTTCAATGGATAAAAAGTGTCCACAAAATAGATACGAGGAAACTAGTTGTTGTAAACTAGAATCGAAAGATGACTAGAAAGAGTAATGAACATGCCCAAAGGAAGGATCAAAGTGGAATGCTTTTCGATGATGTAAGTTTATTGCGCAATGCTACCAGTTTTATACTTTTATAAGTACCCATTAGCAGTTTTTAGGTACCCTTTAGCCAACTGCTAAAGTGAACACTTTACTCTAAGGTTTTGACATAGTCACACAAGTGTGAAACATTGCATAATGATTTGTATGTTTTGGTGGTGGAAAAATGTGATATGCCAAATGTTTGAATGTTGCATCTTCTCTGTTGTGCTAACTTATTTGGATTTATTGCTCGCTCTTGCATCTCATAGGGGAGTTCATCGGTGATTAAGAAAATGTGTGCATTTCTCGCGTATCACAGGTCAGGAGTTGGCCACACTCCCTGATATAAGTCCCTAATAGGATGAAACCAGTGAACCCATATCAATAAGTGGGAGTAATGCCTAGCCCTCAGGCAACCAAAAACGTCGTGCAGGGCCTCGAGGGACAACTTGATGACATCGAACCCGACTCTTTTAGCTTTATGTCTAAAGTTTGAGCTCGAGTTCAATTAGTTAAGTATTCAATAATTTtgtttatataattatattatatattatttagatATTTATATGATAATTgtgtataaaataatatttatcatGTAATATGTTTATAGTTCTCATATTCGAATCTAATTTTAGCCGGGTTTTAACGTAATGGGCCTTTGGGCGGCAAGTTTTCTCTAGAACCAGGGATGGTGGACTTAGGCTATTCAATGTTGTTTGTGGTCACGAGCGTATGGAGCCACCTTTTGCCATTGGTTTACCTCAGGTAGCTGAGCTTTTATTTCGTTGGTtgttcaaaaaaatatatttattataataaaatttaTTACCTTTATATTAATGGTAGACACATTTAAGTTTGCTCCTAGACAAACACAATATATGAATATTAGGCTCGAGCTCATTTactaaatgagctcaaattcagaCAATCAAACTTGAACTCGTTTACACTCAAAACAATTCAAGCTTTTCATGTTTTGTCTACCTGTGTTAAGTTAGTTGTGTTAATAAGCTGACTTTTCTAGACATATTAACATTTTTAAATACTTCATAATACAAAAGATATATACTAAAACAATAATATTCTTTTTACATAAATCAATCTTAAACTTTCAATTAGACAAcctgttttattaaaaaaaaaaaggaaggATTATGTTATATGAACAAGACTTGCATAGTTGCATGTTAAAAAAATGTTGTCAAACGTAATCTGGCCGGTCGTAGCGTGTATTCAAATTTCACGTGGGTCAAATTTAAATATCCGTATGACATCAAGAAAGAAAACGTTAAATTGTTAAACGTAATGACCGAAAAGAACAACTGTTGAACTCTCCACAATTTTCCGTCCATTCTCCGTCCCCACCGTCCACCTAACTCTCCACCACACTCATTCTCCTTTAGATTACACCtccctatatatacacacatcaATCCACTATCCACCATTAACACATTCCAAAAGCTACAATCACAATCACACTCACACTCACTATCTTCTTATTCATCACAAACTCTATTATTATTTGCTCTAATGGCTGCAtctgcttcagcttcagcttctttGCAATCAATCCCTTCATATGTAAAACaatcacacaccaccaccaccaccggagCAGCTCCTAATCTCCTGTCATTCAGAACCTCTATTAACCCGGTTTTCTCAAAGAAACTGACCACCAACGTTAATGTTTCCGGCAGTCGGAAAGCGTTTACTATCAAAAGTCAAAGCAACCCCTCAGATTCTTCTAGACCCAGTAAGTAATTTACTTTACGGGTTTTTGAATCTGATTGATTTGAAAGTTTGCGATCATTTGTCCTTAAGTCTTACTCTATGAGTAAGATATTACTAACTaccgtttgtttgtttgtttgttatttgattTTTGTGTAATTTTTGTAGCCAAAGTGCACGAACTATGTGTGTATGAGATCAACGAAAGGGACCGTGGAAGCCCTATGTATCTCAGATTGGGTCAAAAACCTGTGAATTCCCTTGGAGATCTTGTTCCTTTTACCAACAAGGTAATTTTATATTCTAACTTTTCATTTATTTTTGATTGGTTTTGTTTTCAGAACAAAGATCTAAAGTTAACAAAACCGGTACAGGTGTACAGTGCGGATCTTCAAACAAGATTAGGGATCACTGCCGGAATATGTATTCTGATCAAAAACATGCCGGAAAAGAAAGGTGACAGGTACGAAGCTATTTACAGCTTCCACTTGGGAGATTACGGGCAGATATCCGTACAGGGTGCTTACGTCACAACGGAGGATACCTACCTTTCCGTCACCGGCGGTACCGGAGTGTTCGCCGGAGCGTACGGTCAAGTGAAGCTGCAGCAGCTGGTGTTTCCGTTTAAGctgttttatactttttatttgcAAGGGTTGTCTGCTGATCTGCCGTCGGAGCTGTTGGTGACGCCGGTTCCTCCATCTCCGGCGGTGGAAGCGTCGCCGGCGGCGAAGGCAGCTGAGCCTGGGGCTACGTGCCCTAACTATACTGACTGATTAAAGTAGTGATGGTGATGTGCATTCATGGAACCACCGTTGCTTTGAGGGGTTGGATATAGTGAGGGTGAGTTGTACGTTTAGCTTTGTGGGTTGTACTTTTAGTATGGAAGTGAGGCATTAGGAGGGTTTTCTAACTTGGTCATCAATTATGATGGTATGAGGTTTGGCTTCAAGTCATAAATAATGGAAGGAATTTATGATTGTTACCTTTTTTGTGTTGTATTTACTAAATTAATGATCTCTAGACCAAGATAATCGAAAGAAAATGAACATGTTTTACGTTTAGATACTATCTTTTTTAACGCTTAAACTCTCACCACTTTATATCCCATAATAAAAGTATGGGATGTGATTTGAATATTAGTTAGAATACACGGTTTGGGGGCCTTGAAAATAtggcgttatgcgacatgtggaCAGCACGCGTCAGAAAAATGTCATGATGTAAAAACGAGAGGAGTGAGACGGGGCGTGAAAAAGTGTTGTTCTTCTAACACATGACAcccattttttattattaaagtta is from Helianthus annuus cultivar XRQ/B chromosome 9, HanXRQr2.0-SUNRISE, whole genome shotgun sequence and encodes:
- the LOC110908787 gene encoding allene oxide cyclase, chloroplastic encodes the protein MAASASASASLQSIPSYVKQSHTTTTTGAAPNLLSFRTSINPVFSKKLTTNVNVSGSRKAFTIKSQSNPSDSSRPTKVHELCVYEINERDRGSPMYLRLGQKPVNSLGDLVPFTNKVYSADLQTRLGITAGICILIKNMPEKKGDRYEAIYSFHLGDYGQISVQGAYVTTEDTYLSVTGGTGVFAGAYGQVKLQQLVFPFKLFYTFYLQGLSADLPSELLVTPVPPSPAVEASPAAKAAEPGATCPNYTD